A window from Lactiplantibacillus pentosus encodes these proteins:
- a CDS encoding cyclophilin-like fold protein, whose product MKRLLVILSLLIGMIGLSACQQQTQRTTSTNRHSSQSQSTKTKSKKAESNKTQSSTDDQQVGQRITVTINGHQLSAHLNRSSAAKAFARELPTTLSFRDYADFPEKIADLHHALPTTGMPSGHAGNQGAIGYWSPDQRVVFYWGTESYYEGIHIIGHFDSQNYRQVIKNMGNHVRVRIARSQS is encoded by the coding sequence ATGAAACGGTTATTAGTTATTTTAAGTTTATTGATTGGAATGATTGGACTGTCTGCATGCCAGCAACAAACACAGCGGACAACGTCAACCAATCGCCACTCGTCGCAATCACAATCGACAAAAACCAAGTCAAAAAAAGCCGAGTCAAATAAAACGCAGTCGAGTACAGACGATCAACAGGTTGGTCAACGGATCACGGTTACGATCAACGGCCACCAACTGTCCGCTCATCTGAATCGTTCCAGTGCAGCGAAGGCCTTTGCGCGGGAGCTCCCAACGACACTCAGTTTTCGCGACTATGCTGATTTTCCTGAGAAGATTGCGGATTTGCATCATGCGTTACCGACGACTGGAATGCCGAGTGGTCATGCTGGTAATCAAGGGGCAATCGGCTACTGGTCTCCTGACCAACGCGTTGTCTTCTATTGGGGAACTGAGTCGTATTATGAAGGCATTCATATCATTGGTCACTTTGATAGTCAAAATTATCGCCAAGTTATTAAAAACATGGGCAATCATGTTCGGGTTAGAATTGCGAGGAGTCAATCATGA
- a CDS encoding YbgA family protein has product MSEWQRVWAWQKYWVMARSQQHYNALRALARGNQWSGQKAARFEQLLLEVEKIPPTTATLTNAYQHVWGYFKRDSTEAEKQRYLDLLATLTPNSDQLGPYLKQLAVKYQVKYLLASRLMQAMQN; this is encoded by the coding sequence ATGTCGGAATGGCAACGAGTCTGGGCGTGGCAAAAGTATTGGGTCATGGCGCGTTCTCAGCAGCATTATAACGCTTTGCGTGCGTTAGCGCGTGGCAATCAATGGTCAGGACAAAAAGCGGCACGCTTTGAGCAATTGTTGCTGGAAGTCGAGAAGATTCCACCAACCACGGCCACGCTCACGAACGCCTATCAACACGTGTGGGGTTATTTCAAACGTGACAGTACCGAGGCAGAAAAACAACGCTATCTGGATTTGCTGGCGACACTGACACCCAATTCTGACCAATTGGGGCCATATTTAAAACAGTTAGCGGTCAAATATCAGGTGAAGTACTTGTTAGCATCCCGATTAATGCAAGCAATGCAAAATTAA
- a CDS encoding alpha/beta hydrolase, which yields MKIEPTMAATRVTADEDQYIFELSDNVTREKVYYPTRFGVEIAADFYYAKDGGNQGQQPAIVVGPPFGGVKEQGPGVYANQLAQRGFVVLAFDPAYHGYSGGQPRYSGSPDTYVEDFSAGIDYLGTLPFVDRQRIGALGICASGGFSLAAAAQDSRIKAVATSVMYDIPHLANLATGETRQQQLAILSEQRWSALDAAERTFPDHPVTTIPEGLDPVSQEFFSFYGFKLGWHPNATHNITGVSNLSFMNFEATRRINEIAPRPVMLVTSDEAHSKAFSEATYARLNDPKQLVVEPHGQHVDFYDNVNVIPFDKFADFFNQNL from the coding sequence ATGAAAATTGAACCTACGATGGCCGCAACGCGGGTGACCGCAGATGAAGATCAGTATATTTTTGAGTTGAGCGATAATGTCACGCGTGAAAAAGTCTATTACCCAACTCGTTTTGGGGTGGAAATCGCCGCTGACTTTTACTATGCCAAGGATGGTGGTAATCAGGGACAACAACCTGCAATTGTTGTCGGCCCACCATTTGGCGGCGTTAAGGAACAAGGACCAGGTGTGTACGCGAACCAATTAGCACAACGCGGTTTTGTCGTACTGGCTTTTGACCCGGCCTACCATGGTTATTCAGGTGGACAGCCGCGTTATAGTGGTTCTCCTGACACGTATGTCGAAGACTTTTCAGCGGGCATTGATTATTTAGGAACATTACCATTTGTTGATCGTCAGCGGATTGGTGCCCTGGGTATTTGTGCTTCTGGTGGATTTTCGTTAGCTGCGGCAGCTCAGGATTCCCGTATCAAGGCCGTTGCTACCAGTGTGATGTATGATATTCCACATTTAGCTAATCTGGCCACAGGTGAGACCCGGCAACAGCAGCTAGCGATATTGAGTGAACAACGCTGGTCAGCGCTTGACGCAGCTGAGAGGACATTTCCAGATCATCCCGTAACCACGATTCCGGAAGGGCTAGATCCTGTTAGTCAAGAGTTCTTCAGCTTTTACGGCTTCAAACTGGGCTGGCACCCAAATGCAACGCATAACATTACAGGAGTCTCAAATTTAAGTTTCATGAACTTTGAAGCGACGCGCCGTATCAATGAGATCGCACCACGTCCAGTAATGCTAGTAACCAGTGATGAAGCGCATTCAAAGGCATTCTCGGAAGCAACGTATGCGCGTCTGAACGACCCCAAACAACTGGTTGTTGAACCGCATGGGCAACATGTGGATTTCTACGACAATGTCAATGTGATTCCGTTTGATAAATTTGCCGACTTCTTCAATCAAAATTTGTAA
- a CDS encoding NAD(P)H-binding protein: MKKSDRYQWLQTMIADYPRKFQHMRLENAYNGSIKAVGIKAQGNRTRLCVMISFHNSVGRLNWMGMWLMMNVLIIGTGKLGYEVYRRVAVMPECHVTLLDHHRHDHDVSLATQLIGDATSVEDLKRALVGIDVVFSTVGITQAETFATALVQAMDEVGVKRLLWTTQFQITADQISEAMYDLANREFGFSREVETNYVAGQKAGAAVIKASDLAYTLLECHFFKYTDEADKLIVESAENAVSGGPLSIFSLATLIADMVLHNQDYPQRELMISARPKASI; this comes from the coding sequence ATGAAAAAGTCCGACCGGTATCAATGGCTACAGACAATGATCGCTGATTATCCGCGTAAATTCCAGCATATGAGGCTGGAAAATGCGTATAATGGGAGCATAAAGGCGGTCGGAATCAAGGCGCAAGGTAACCGAACACGATTGTGTGTCATGATTAGCTTTCATAACAGCGTTGGCCGCCTAAATTGGATGGGGATGTGGTTAATGATGAATGTGTTAATTATTGGTACGGGTAAGTTGGGGTATGAAGTCTATCGACGCGTGGCGGTGATGCCTGAGTGTCACGTGACTTTGTTGGACCATCATCGGCATGACCATGATGTTTCGCTGGCGACACAATTGATTGGTGATGCGACCAGTGTTGAAGATTTAAAACGGGCGCTGGTCGGTATTGACGTCGTCTTTTCGACGGTTGGGATTACGCAAGCGGAAACGTTCGCAACGGCACTAGTGCAGGCGATGGATGAAGTGGGCGTCAAGCGGCTGTTATGGACGACACAGTTCCAAATCACTGCGGATCAGATCTCGGAAGCAATGTACGACTTGGCTAACCGTGAATTTGGTTTTAGTCGGGAAGTGGAAACCAATTATGTGGCTGGACAAAAAGCGGGTGCGGCGGTGATTAAAGCCAGTGATTTGGCATACACGCTCTTAGAATGCCACTTCTTCAAATATACGGATGAAGCTGATAAGTTGATTGTGGAATCCGCTGAAAATGCGGTTAGTGGCGGCCCGTTAAGCATCTTCTCACTGGCAACACTGATTGCTGATATGGTGCTTCACAACCAAGATTATCCACAACGTGAGCTGATGATTTCCGCCCGTCCGAAAGCGTCAATCTGA
- a CDS encoding alpha/beta hydrolase family protein: MRRHLLVSLIIGISSVLLILAGCQRRTSTETKGPSAGKVTTGDRRLAINDQMVHVKFSGEDIYGHLYTPKKHGKQMPVAIVAHGLGGTYQELGGTARHLASRGYMTYAFDFPGGSSGGQSTGVRQTQMSIETEAHDLTAVIKAITARSAAASRRTLLVGGSQGGVVAGLVASRHPKLVDRLALMYPAFSMTHDARSRYQTIGAVPRTTDVFGFTVGRAYYRALLRQDVTKTATTYRGPVLIFHGDADDIVPIKYVRQAAANYQHGQLHVLSGAGHGFEGQDQRQALKLLDKFINTK, translated from the coding sequence ATGAGACGTCATTTGTTGGTTAGTTTGATTATCGGTATTAGTTCTGTGTTACTGATTCTGGCTGGTTGCCAGCGTCGCACGAGTACTGAGACAAAGGGGCCTTCTGCTGGGAAAGTGACGACTGGCGATCGCCGATTAGCAATCAATGACCAGATGGTACACGTTAAGTTCAGCGGTGAGGACATCTATGGGCATCTGTATACGCCTAAAAAACATGGCAAGCAGATGCCCGTTGCCATCGTTGCGCACGGATTAGGTGGTACTTACCAGGAACTGGGCGGGACGGCGCGCCATTTAGCCAGCCGTGGTTACATGACCTATGCGTTCGATTTTCCAGGCGGCAGTTCTGGTGGTCAAAGTACTGGTGTTCGGCAGACACAGATGTCGATTGAGACCGAGGCCCATGACTTGACGGCGGTCATTAAAGCCATCACAGCGCGTTCAGCTGCAGCTTCCAGGCGCACATTGCTCGTCGGTGGTAGTCAGGGCGGCGTGGTTGCCGGACTAGTTGCCAGTCGTCATCCTAAGTTGGTTGACCGGTTGGCCTTAATGTATCCCGCCTTTTCGATGACGCATGATGCGCGGAGTCGGTATCAGACCATCGGTGCAGTACCACGGACGACTGACGTTTTCGGGTTTACAGTCGGTCGGGCGTATTATCGAGCGCTGCTACGCCAAGATGTCACCAAAACGGCGACGACTTATCGGGGCCCAGTGTTGATCTTCCACGGCGATGCGGATGACATCGTCCCAATCAAGTATGTGCGCCAAGCCGCAGCCAACTATCAGCATGGACAACTGCATGTTTTGTCTGGCGCGGGACATGGTTTTGAAGGCCAAGATCAACGTCAAGCTTTAAAGTTACTGGATAAGTTCATTAACACAAAATAG
- a CDS encoding HAD family hydrolase, which yields MLKMVAFDFDGTLAPTIPMVIKAFRSSVTPYVEHELTTQAIVHTFGLNEIGMVKAVAGPRWREALAAFYEAYTRAHREVTTPYPGIVELLTRLREQGIVLALVTGKAAKGCQISLAMTGLTTFFPIKLYGSEFAPNKAANLRQLLSSQDLSPAAVCYVGDMRSDFEAAAQAGIQCLTAAWDPDQQTDAKADQLVFRSVDQLAAYLQVRIAR from the coding sequence ATGCTTAAAATGGTGGCGTTTGATTTCGATGGCACCTTAGCGCCGACGATTCCGATGGTGATCAAAGCCTTTCGCAGTAGCGTCACACCTTACGTCGAGCATGAATTGACGACTCAAGCAATCGTGCACACCTTTGGCTTAAACGAAATTGGGATGGTCAAAGCAGTTGCTGGGCCACGCTGGCGAGAAGCGTTAGCCGCATTTTATGAAGCGTATACCCGGGCGCATCGAGAAGTGACCACGCCGTATCCGGGGATAGTTGAACTACTAACAAGACTTCGCGAGCAAGGCATTGTACTAGCGTTAGTGACGGGCAAGGCAGCTAAGGGTTGTCAAATTTCACTGGCAATGACTGGTTTGACAACGTTCTTTCCCATTAAATTGTACGGGTCGGAATTTGCGCCAAATAAAGCGGCCAACTTGCGACAATTATTAAGTTCGCAGGATTTAAGTCCGGCAGCGGTCTGCTACGTGGGTGATATGCGTTCAGATTTTGAGGCTGCGGCCCAAGCAGGGATTCAATGCTTGACTGCAGCTTGGGACCCCGACCAGCAGACTGATGCAAAGGCGGATCAGCTCGTGTTTCGGTCTGTCGATCAGTTGGCGGCTTATTTGCAGGTACGGATTGCGCGATAG
- a CDS encoding Spx/MgsR family RNA polymerase-binding regulatory protein yields the protein MIKLFTQAGCNSSRKARQWFRDHKIAFEEKNFTTSAPTVNELKQILSLTENGLDDIISTRAQAYPSIADKLPDMSFNETLHLLCNQPQLLRRPLIVGPNKLQVGFNDDDIRQFIPRHIRRMSFQRTLAGLGEPS from the coding sequence ATGATTAAATTGTTTACTCAAGCAGGTTGTAACTCATCACGAAAGGCCCGTCAGTGGTTCCGAGATCACAAAATTGCGTTTGAAGAAAAGAACTTTACAACGTCGGCTCCCACGGTTAATGAGCTGAAACAAATTCTGAGTTTAACTGAGAATGGGTTGGATGATATTATCTCGACCCGGGCTCAGGCCTATCCATCAATTGCGGATAAGTTACCGGATATGTCATTTAACGAAACACTACACTTGCTGTGCAATCAGCCCCAGTTATTGCGGCGGCCGCTAATCGTCGGTCCAAACAAACTCCAAGTAGGCTTTAATGATGATGACATTCGCCAATTTATTCCGCGCCACATTCGGCGGATGAGTTTTCAACGGACATTAGCAGGGTTGGGGGAACCGTCCTGA
- a CDS encoding sugar O-acetyltransferase, with amino-acid sequence MDELEKSLSGQNYDAHAPVFLEMKRHTRELLSQYNQLAYDQKDEKKTLLRAMFAAVGQNVSVGSPFICDYGRNISIGNNVSINMNCTFVDCNRIVIGNNVLIASNVQIYTATHPVELRDRLRADWQPDSGQYFCQTYAKPVTIGDGCWIGGGVIIIPGVTIGAGSVIGAGSVVVKDIPANTVAVGNPCRVIRQINQEERHA; translated from the coding sequence ATGGATGAACTTGAAAAGAGCTTGAGTGGTCAGAACTATGATGCACATGCACCGGTTTTTTTGGAGATGAAACGGCACACACGGGAACTTTTGAGCCAGTACAATCAACTTGCTTATGATCAAAAGGATGAGAAAAAGACATTGTTACGGGCGATGTTTGCGGCAGTCGGCCAGAATGTGTCGGTTGGTAGCCCGTTTATTTGCGATTATGGCCGCAATATTTCAATTGGCAATAATGTTTCAATCAATATGAATTGTACGTTTGTGGATTGTAATCGAATCGTGATTGGCAACAACGTGCTGATTGCCTCGAATGTTCAGATCTACACGGCGACGCACCCGGTCGAATTGCGAGATCGGTTACGGGCTGATTGGCAGCCGGATAGTGGGCAGTACTTCTGTCAGACATATGCGAAACCAGTGACGATTGGGGATGGTTGCTGGATTGGCGGTGGCGTCATTATTATTCCCGGCGTCACGATTGGTGCAGGTTCAGTGATTGGTGCCGGCAGCGTCGTGGTCAAGGATATTCCTGCGAATACAGTGGCGGTCGGTAACCCGTGTCGAGTGATTCGGCAGATCAATCAGGAGGAGCGGCATGCTTAA
- a CDS encoding MurR/RpiR family transcriptional regulator: MFSYEQLEKYNETDVAIYRYIVKNMDKVAYMSIRELAHELHVSTSTILRFCVKNGFAGYRDFKQALKNEQQQLTTYEPQSDISELANFFAKTNSAAYEQKLLPAIVALRQASLIIFVGIGSSGSLARYAARCFTNAGKMAFGLEDSKYPVSAFEQQHPVIFALSESGETPELVTLIQHFQQQQCPILSITNQSQSTIAKLSDWNFAYQLTHQRINGNYNLTTQVPVVYVIETLSKRL, translated from the coding sequence ATGTTTAGTTACGAACAGCTTGAAAAGTATAATGAAACGGATGTGGCGATTTATCGGTATATCGTCAAGAATATGGATAAAGTGGCGTACATGAGTATCCGTGAATTAGCGCACGAATTGCACGTATCGACTTCCACGATTTTGCGATTCTGTGTCAAGAATGGGTTTGCCGGTTATCGGGATTTTAAGCAGGCATTGAAAAATGAGCAGCAACAATTGACGACCTATGAACCACAAAGTGACATCAGCGAGCTGGCTAACTTCTTTGCCAAAACCAATTCAGCCGCTTATGAACAAAAACTCTTGCCAGCGATTGTAGCTTTACGGCAAGCGTCGCTGATTATTTTTGTCGGTATCGGCTCATCAGGTAGCTTGGCCCGCTATGCTGCACGGTGTTTTACCAATGCCGGTAAGATGGCGTTTGGCCTCGAGGATAGTAAGTATCCCGTCAGTGCGTTTGAACAGCAACACCCGGTGATTTTCGCACTATCAGAGAGTGGTGAGACCCCCGAACTCGTGACCCTGATTCAACACTTTCAGCAGCAACAGTGCCCAATTTTAAGCATCACCAATCAGTCCCAGTCCACGATTGCCAAGCTTTCAGATTGGAACTTTGCCTACCAGTTGACGCATCAGCGGATTAATGGAAACTATAATCTGACAACCCAGGTTCCAGTCGTCTATGTCATTGAGACCTTGTCCAAACGGTTATAA